The sequence CTGATACTGTGGCTGCATGGACGGCATTCAGTAAAATTGACGGATTATTTTGGATGATGATGGGTGCATTTGGAGTATCAATAACAACCTTTGTGGGACAGAATTACGGGGCTGAAAAGATGGACCGTGTTAAAAAAGGAGTCCGCCAATGTTTGAGTATGTGTATGCTTTCAGCCGTTATTTTAAGTATGGTGCTGTATTTTGCCGGGCAATATATATATTTGATGTTTACGGCAGATACAGCAGTCATTGAAAAGGGGATGGAAATTTTAAGATTTTTGGTGCCGACTTATTTTACATTTGTATTTATAGAAATATTGTCCGGTGCCTTGCGTGGAATGGGGAATTCATTAGTTCCGATGCTCATTACTTGTCTTGGAGTTTGCGGGCTGAGGATTGTTTGGATATTTTGTGCAGTTCCGATCAAGCCGGATATTAAGACCGTTGTTTTTAGTTATCCTCTTAGTTGGATTGTGACATCTGTTTTATTTATATTTTATTACAGACATTTTGTGAAAAAGATTAAAAGTCAAGCTGCTGCATAATTATGATGAATACATAAAAATGCAGAACTGAAATCAAAACTTTATATGTAAGGGATAAATAGAGAGCACTGAAAAAATATTTTTTCAGTGCTCTCTGTTTATTTTTTTATCAATTAACTATTTAATCGTTTTAATTGGTACTGGTATATGTACATTAGTTTGTACAGGTAATGCTTATTATCATAAAAATCAGACTAAAAAATTATACAGAAAATAATTTAAACAGAAAAGTTAGTGGCAAGGCATATACCGGTTTAATGATACATATCTCAATAATGATAAAAAGAATGCAGTTAAAGGGGGAAATATACATTTTCAATATAAATTATGAATATATTCAGAATACAGAGGAATATAAAATATCCAGGAAAGTTGTAGAGAGAATTGAGAAAAAGTTCATCATAACTGTATCTGAAAAAGATATGGAATATATTGTTCTTCATCTAATATGAACTTTTGTACGAGATAAAGTAATATAGAAAATCTATACTTTATGAAAGGGGAACTTTTATGTTAAAAGATCTGCTTAAAAGGGATGTAATCGAACTAAAGGTTGAATGTAAAGATTGGAAGGAGGCTATAAGAAAGGGAACTCAAAATTTGATTGATAAAGGATTTATTGAAGAAAGTTATACTGAAGCGATATTTGAAAGCTTTAAAGAAAATGGACCTTATATGGTAATAGGCCCCGGAATCGTCTTAGCTCATGCTCGACCGGAGGACGGAGTTAATCAGCTATGTATGAGTTTGACTACTTTAAAAGAAGGAATAAATTTCGGCAATAAAACTAATGACCCGGTAAAACTCATAATTACTTTCGGCGCAATAGATAATAAAAGCCACTTGGAGGCTTTATCTCAATTGATGGAATTATTCATGAATGATAATGACATTAATAAAATTATATCTTCAACAACGAAGGATGATGTA is a genomic window of Acidilutibacter cellobiosedens containing:
- a CDS encoding PRD domain-containing protein, whose translation is MLIIIKIRLKNYTENNLNRKVSGKAYTGLMIHISIMIKRMQLKGEIYIFNINYEYIQNTEEYKISRKVVERIEKKFIITVSEKDMEYIVLHLI
- a CDS encoding PTS sugar transporter subunit IIA, with amino-acid sequence MLKDLLKRDVIELKVECKDWKEAIRKGTQNLIDKGFIEESYTEAIFESFKENGPYMVIGPGIVLAHARPEDGVNQLCMSLTTLKEGINFGNKTNDPVKLIITFGAIDNKSHLEALSQLMELFMNDNDINKIISSTTKDDVLDIIYKYSK